AATAGTGCTGTTCTCATCTGTTGGCGAACTAAGATTTTGCCTTAAGTAAATCTTTGCCTTTTTTCTATGCATTGCAGGCATGTCATAGGCAAGGAGTTATGCATCGTGATCTGAAACCTGagaattttctttttgcaaACAAGAAGGAAACAGCCTCCTTGAAGGCCATTGATTTTGGACTATCAATTTTCTTTAAACCTGGTATTGCATTTCCTTGATTTCATTGTGTCCAGAACTGTGTTTGATACCTATTTGTCCTTTGGCTATTTATTGCAAACCGATGTATTCTCATGGTGAACCTGATGGTTCATTTATCCCAGGTGAGCACTTTACTGAGATAGTGGGAAGTCCTTATTACATGGCTCCTGAGGTTTTAAGACGCAATTATGGCCCAGAGGTTGATGTCTGGAGTGCAGGAGTTATCCTCTACATTCTTCTTTGTGGCGTTCCCCCTTTTTGGGCTGGTGTGTTTTTCTATTTCTGAAGTTGCAATCTTCTACTGTTTGTTCAACTTCTCCGGGTGCTATATCTCAGTACTGTAACTGTAGTGTTTTATTTTGGGTGCGAAattagtaaatattttttttttgggggggggggcggggccgggggaggggggggtgtTGAAGTGaaatttgttgatattttgTGGAAAATATTAATCATTATAAGATAATTATTGAGCGCAAGCCTTGGTAGTTACGGTAGGTTGCTCTTTTGTGACTGGGTAGGTCACAGGCTTGAGTTGTGGAAGCAGTCTCTTTGCAAAAAAGCAAGGGGAAGACTGCATACAATTACAAACCTCTCTTGACCCACAAAAGTGGGACTCTTGTGCACTGGGAACACCCTTTTATAGGATAATATAACTAAACAAGGCTTTATCAGCACATGTCATTACTGCTCTCAGGCTCTGCtgaatgaatataattttttatattccttTTTGTGGTTTACCCCTTGTAATTGCACCATGTGTTGTGTGCAGAAACTGAACAAGGAGTAGCACAAGCAATTATTCGATCCGTGATTGATTTTAAGAGAGACCCCTGGCCTAAAGTTTCTGAAAATGCCAAGGATCTGGTAAAGAAAATGCTGGAACCAGATCCAAAGAAACGGCTTACAGCTCAGCAAGTTCTCGGTATTGTTTTAGTTACATTATGTGCATCTGTCATATACTTGTTGAGTTTATTTgtcaatagaaatgaataaacAAAACTCAAGcttcttttcattattttgatattctcCTTGCTGGAATGCAGAACATCCCTGGGTACAAAATGCGAAGAAAGCTCCAAATGTACCACTTGGTGAGACTGTGAAAGCAAGGCTTAAACAATTTTCTGTGATGAACAAGCTCAAAAAAAGAGCTCTAGGGGTAATACTACTTGTTGGCTCATAGTTTCTCACTGCATTCTGCATTTGTGGtagtaattaattttgtgcATGAACTATACTGGAATTTAGATTTGTAGATATCTTTGTTACTTTTTGCTAATCATTTTAACTGCTGAACGCATTTACACAGGTGATTGCAGAGCATTTGTCAGTAGAGGAAGTGGCTGGTATAAAGGAGGCATTTGACGTGATGGACCCcaacaagagagaaaaaatcAACCTTGAGGAGCTCAGGATTGGATTGCAAAAGCTCGGCCACCAGATCCCTGATGCTGATCTTCAAATCCTAATGGAAGCTGTATGTGTTGTACCATTAACCTCCAGCATTAtctatatttctttttcaatgacTTGCTTTTTGGGGATAGCTTGCTTTGACAGTAGACTAAGTCCAAGGGCCCTGAGGTCTTCCCTATTTATTGAAATGAGCTCCATATAATAAGTTTACCTTTTTTCTGCCAATTATGACAAACTGAAGAAAGCATAAAACACCTGAGCATGTCAAGTAACTGTACATTTAAAACCAGAAGTCTGAGGTTTTGCTTCTCTGTTTGAATTAGTCTgctattgaagataaaatgtgtGAGGCACAATTAAGGCAGTTTGGTCTTGTGAGAAGAAGAGATAGAGCTTCTTATGAGgggagttgatgaaatagaacaagTATCTAGCAAAAAAGGTAGAggaagacaaaaagaaaaggaaaaaaaaaaaacatagtgGATGACACATAAGTATGATATGATTTATAAGGACCGTATAAAATATACAGTCATAGATATAATAATCGGCAGTCTAGAATTTGTGatcaactccatatagtgggataaatgcttgatatgttgttatcAGGATGAAACCACAACATAATGCCTAGATAGGCAAGTTTTTGTTGAGTTCAGAGACCTTGACTTTCTGCCTTTTACCTTCCAGGCTGATGTGGATAGAGATGGAGCTCTGAATTATGGAGAGTTTGTTGCTGTTTCCGTACATCTTAAGAAGATGGCCAATGATGAGCACCTACATAAAGCTTTCGCATTCTTCGATCGAAACCAGAGTGGCTATATAGAGGTTGAAGAGCTGAGGGATGCCTTaagtgaagaagatgatgcCAACAGTGAGGAAGTCATCAATGCCATCATGCATGATGTTGATACAGATAAGGTCAGCATTACAATTTAAACCTACTTGTAATTTTCGTGCAGGACTCTTATCCCCCATATTTCACCCATTATTGACTAttgagttattttcttttttggctaaTCTTAAACTCTCTCATCATCTTTAGTTGTTTATAAGCCTTCCATTTACCTCTCAGCCTACTGATTGATCTTTCTTCAAGTttcttctcccccccccccccccccccccccccctccccctccccctctatttttttattatgtgtaTTCCATCTTGATGTCTTTCTTTGTCATCCTCAGTCATTACAGCATATCTGGTCAGATGACatgacactacaaaaaaatgaaaaaaagaaagaaagaaaaaacacatCGGCATTCATATTCTTAATTGCCTTTTCTTCAAGTGATTCACAATTCTGTCATTTTCCATATCAATATCctgaaaaattaaggaaactaacccgaattttttgtt
This genomic stretch from Diospyros lotus cultivar Yz01 chromosome 1, ASM1463336v1, whole genome shotgun sequence harbors:
- the LOC127807408 gene encoding calcium-dependent protein kinase 8-like, yielding MGNCCVTPSGSSPKKKEGKKKGKPNPFSIDYGVANGSGTGNKLKVLKDPTGVNISRQYDLGRELGRGEFGITYLAVDVETGEKFACKSISKKKLRTAVDIEDVRREVEIMKHLPKHPNIVSLKDTYEDDNAVHIVMELCEGGELFDRIVARGHYTERAAAAVMRTIVEVVQACHRQGVMHRDLKPENFLFANKKETASLKAIDFGLSIFFKPGEHFTEIVGSPYYMAPEVLRRNYGPEVDVWSAGVILYILLCGVPPFWAETEQGVAQAIIRSVIDFKRDPWPKVSENAKDLVKKMLEPDPKKRLTAQQVLEHPWVQNAKKAPNVPLGETVKARLKQFSVMNKLKKRALGVIAEHLSVEEVAGIKEAFDVMDPNKREKINLEELRIGLQKLGHQIPDADLQILMEAADVDRDGALNYGEFVAVSVHLKKMANDEHLHKAFAFFDRNQSGYIEVEELRDALSEEDDANSEEVINAIMHDVDTDKDGRISYDEFAAMMKAGTDWRKASRQYSRERFNSLSLKLMRDGSLQLTEER